In the uncultured Methanobacterium sp. genome, one interval contains:
- a CDS encoding CBS domain-containing protein, which translates to MKVNEMMDKDFIVVSPDDDLVEVSILMEKKLRFTTPVVDGKKRLVGWITSLDVTRGFREGKKKVKDVMYAKEDIVHVHDDDPARLAVLEAGEYKVFNIPVISDDDVVVGVVRTFDIVKTLSSLYEIKVSKIFEAMADELKGVTWDELMEASAIVTRRRTGKRVTANDYEKRIKNSTFGEAIWATGGLEKFFVGLIAIGELVIARKVAKARK; encoded by the coding sequence GTGAAAGTTAATGAAATGATGGACAAGGATTTTATTGTAGTATCCCCTGACGATGATCTGGTAGAAGTATCCATTTTAATGGAGAAAAAATTAAGATTCACCACACCCGTGGTTGATGGTAAGAAGAGACTGGTTGGATGGATCACTTCCCTGGATGTGACCAGAGGTTTCAGAGAAGGTAAAAAAAAGGTTAAAGACGTGATGTACGCCAAAGAGGACATTGTCCATGTGCATGATGATGACCCTGCACGTTTAGCTGTCCTGGAAGCAGGAGAGTATAAAGTGTTTAACATACCTGTGATAAGTGATGACGATGTTGTTGTAGGAGTAGTACGAACTTTTGATATCGTGAAAACCCTTTCCAGTCTTTATGAGATTAAAGTTTCCAAGATCTTCGAAGCCATGGCAGACGAACTTAAAGGTGTTACCTGGGATGAACTCATGGAAGCATCAGCCATTGTTACCCGCCGCAGAACCGGTAAACGAGTCACTGCCAATGATTACGAGAAAAGAATCAAAAACTCCACATTTGGTGAAGCTATCTGGGCCACTGGAGGATTGGAAAAATTCTTCGTTGGTTTGATAGCCATTGGAGAACTGGTTATAGCCAGGAAAGTGGCTAAGGCCCGGAAATAA
- a CDS encoding 4Fe-4S binding protein — translation MPTATDNTGKSDKPKKIYKPLRDVEVEYNIDHQKCTICTEKPCINACPVDAVHENPTDNQIEIDDKCFGCVLCRNVCPYDAIHMETALSKPRRENVPNINTKLCRQCGACVDACRMGAIHLVSSGTEEAHSVIDEDKCVRCGYCSRVCPTEAIKYGEILPRSVVGGKAIVVNQKKCIGCMTCTRVCPSKGAINVGKMSKLPYINPSYCARCEECMNVCPSTAIRYSSRKRAYEGYQKIKTMEIVSELMEKESEKLARETVKIDSILNKVTREVSYSHSEDEFTEDVTELVTDQIKALVGADLEIEDLKEIIQATNPHREIMVDEDTCIGCGACIKECPVDCIELEMPSPVHIGDECVYCGKCVETCPFESISLKEESFLVKDGRVLFKRRNITGPSSGEVQIDNDACQKCGVCVNKCPVDAMTLENDQVTVSEDKCIFCGECQAICPTRAIKLDHEDKSE, via the coding sequence ATGCCCACAGCAACCGATAATACTGGAAAATCCGATAAACCTAAAAAGATTTATAAACCACTTCGTGACGTGGAAGTGGAATACAACATTGATCATCAAAAGTGCACCATCTGCACTGAAAAACCCTGTATTAATGCCTGTCCTGTGGATGCAGTGCATGAAAATCCAACAGACAATCAGATTGAAATTGATGATAAGTGTTTCGGATGTGTTCTGTGTAGAAATGTCTGTCCCTATGATGCCATTCACATGGAAACTGCTCTTTCCAAGCCTCGTAGAGAAAATGTTCCCAACATAAACACTAAACTTTGCAGGCAGTGCGGAGCATGCGTGGACGCCTGTCGTATGGGTGCCATTCACCTTGTTTCTTCTGGTACCGAAGAAGCACACAGTGTAATTGATGAAGATAAATGCGTGCGCTGTGGCTACTGTTCCCGGGTTTGTCCCACTGAAGCCATAAAGTACGGGGAGATCCTGCCCCGCTCAGTGGTGGGTGGAAAGGCCATAGTGGTGAACCAGAAAAAATGTATTGGCTGCATGACCTGCACCAGGGTATGTCCTTCTAAAGGAGCTATTAACGTAGGAAAGATGAGTAAACTCCCATATATTAACCCATCATACTGTGCACGGTGTGAAGAGTGTATGAATGTCTGTCCATCTACCGCAATACGTTATTCATCCCGTAAAAGGGCATATGAAGGGTACCAGAAAATAAAAACCATGGAAATTGTTTCCGAGCTCATGGAAAAAGAAAGCGAAAAGCTGGCCCGTGAAACAGTTAAGATCGATTCCATCCTTAACAAGGTCACCCGTGAAGTAAGTTACAGCCACAGTGAAGATGAATTCACTGAAGATGTTACCGAACTGGTAACTGACCAGATCAAAGCTCTGGTTGGAGCAGACCTTGAAATTGAAGATCTTAAAGAGATTATACAGGCTACTAATCCCCACCGGGAGATAATGGTGGATGAAGATACCTGTATTGGTTGTGGTGCCTGTATAAAAGAGTGTCCAGTGGATTGCATAGAACTGGAAATGCCTTCACCAGTACATATAGGGGATGAATGTGTTTACTGTGGTAAATGTGTTGAAACCTGCCCATTTGAGTCAATTTCACTTAAAGAAGAATCTTTCCTGGTTAAGGATGGCAGAGTTCTTTTTAAAAGACGTAACATCACCGGTCCATCTTCAGGGGAAGTTCAGATTGACAACGATGCCTGTCAGAAGTGTGGAGTTTGTGTCAACAAATGCCCGGTTGATGCCATGACCCTGGAAAATGATCAGGTCACAGTTAGTGAGGATAAATGTATATTCTGTGGTGAATGTCAGGCAATTTGCCCCACCAGAGCTATTAAGTTAGATCATGAAGATAAAAGTGAGTAA
- a CDS encoding DUF788 domain-containing protein encodes MDKLKVTSYLIFIISVAGIAYALLFNPPSWVVYGISIIFIPAGILSFGLIVMARGPKDDEEDKTREPFIGY; translated from the coding sequence ATGGACAAACTGAAGGTAACAAGTTATTTAATATTTATAATCTCTGTGGCAGGAATAGCCTATGCACTCCTGTTCAATCCACCCAGCTGGGTGGTTTATGGAATTTCCATTATATTCATACCTGCAGGAATACTATCCTTTGGACTGATAGTAATGGCCAGGGGCCCCAAGGATGATGAAGAAGATAAGACCCGGGAACCATTTATAGGATATTAA
- a CDS encoding HesA/MoeB/ThiF family protein, protein MLTESEIKRYTRQTMIFGEEGQEKLKNAKVFIAGAGGLGSPISVYLAVAGVGNITIVDHDIVELSNLNRQILHGDADINRKKTESAEETLTNLNADIKMNIISETITEDNVYDLVGDSDLIVDAMDNFDTRHTLNKAAFKLNIPYFHGAVSGFDGQATTIIPGKTACLNCIFPQSPPKSVFPIIGITPGLIGVVQATEVVKYITGEGELLENEILLWDGLRSEVEKVKTNKRPDCEVCGK, encoded by the coding sequence ATGCTTACAGAAAGTGAAATTAAACGATATACACGTCAAACAATGATTTTTGGCGAAGAAGGACAGGAAAAACTTAAAAATGCAAAGGTATTCATTGCTGGTGCAGGAGGACTAGGTTCCCCTATATCAGTGTATCTAGCAGTGGCCGGAGTGGGGAACATAACCATAGTAGACCACGACATTGTGGAATTAAGTAACCTCAACCGACAGATCTTACATGGGGATGCAGATATAAACCGGAAAAAAACAGAATCAGCTGAAGAAACACTTACCAACTTAAATGCAGATATAAAAATGAATATCATATCTGAAACCATCACTGAGGATAATGTTTATGATCTTGTTGGTGATTCTGATCTGATAGTGGATGCCATGGACAACTTCGACACCCGTCACACCCTCAATAAAGCTGCATTCAAGTTGAATATTCCCTACTTCCACGGTGCAGTAAGTGGATTTGATGGTCAGGCCACTACCATAATACCCGGTAAAACTGCATGTTTAAATTGCATATTCCCCCAAAGCCCGCCTAAATCAGTTTTCCCAATTATAGGAATTACACCGGGATTAATTGGTGTTGTACAGGCTACTGAAGTAGTTAAATATATCACTGGAGAAGGTGAGCTTCTGGAAAATGAGATACTTCTGTGGGATGGTTTGAGGTCAGAGGTAGAAAAAGTTAAAACCAATAAAAGGCCAGATTGTGAAGTATGTGGGAAATAG
- a CDS encoding nickel-dependent hydrogenase large subunit has translation MILPIGPIHPALKEPVRLKLKTRGEKVISAEIDYGYVHRGIEKVMEGKTWQKGIFLSERVCGICSYIHTQTFAETFEKIAGERAPLRAQYLRVLTNELDRIQSHLLANSTYFKAVEHETLFMYMLYLREPVMDAIELLTGNRVNMGWNVVGGVKMDAKETHLNQIKEIISKLESEYDRYVSIYEEGPLLSLRCKDVGKMSRDDAITGRAVGPVGRASGLKHDLREDHHTYQDHFDWNVIWRKEGDNDARNMNRFDEVRESIKLIKQVIDNIPEGDVRKKINIPAGYAEWRNEAPRGEVTYMIETNGNLINNISIRTPSIMNIDVCARYMLNDVATVADAVATYASVDPCVACTERVVITDESGEKKEFDGLHTVKYLK, from the coding sequence ATGATACTTCCAATTGGACCCATACACCCAGCACTTAAAGAACCAGTCCGCCTCAAACTCAAAACAAGGGGAGAAAAGGTCATAAGTGCCGAAATTGATTACGGATACGTTCATAGAGGAATAGAAAAGGTAATGGAAGGCAAAACCTGGCAGAAAGGAATATTTCTCTCAGAAAGGGTTTGTGGAATCTGTTCCTACATTCACACCCAGACCTTTGCCGAGACCTTTGAAAAGATAGCGGGAGAACGTGCACCACTAAGGGCCCAGTACCTGCGAGTCTTAACCAATGAACTGGACCGGATCCAGAGCCACCTTCTGGCCAACTCAACCTACTTCAAAGCTGTTGAACACGAAACCCTGTTCATGTACATGCTATACCTAAGGGAACCAGTGATGGATGCCATAGAACTTTTAACCGGTAACCGGGTTAATATGGGCTGGAATGTAGTTGGTGGGGTTAAAATGGATGCCAAGGAAACCCACCTAAACCAGATAAAAGAGATAATTTCCAAACTGGAATCAGAATACGATAGATATGTGTCAATATATGAGGAAGGGCCACTTTTAAGTCTCAGGTGTAAAGATGTGGGCAAAATGAGCCGTGATGATGCCATAACTGGTCGTGCAGTTGGACCCGTAGGAAGGGCTTCTGGCCTAAAACACGACCTCAGGGAAGATCATCACACCTACCAGGACCACTTTGACTGGAATGTTATCTGGAGAAAAGAGGGGGATAACGATGCCCGAAACATGAACCGTTTCGATGAAGTTCGAGAGTCTATTAAACTCATTAAACAGGTCATTGACAATATTCCCGAGGGAGATGTGCGTAAAAAGATTAACATCCCAGCAGGATATGCAGAATGGAGGAATGAAGCTCCACGTGGTGAAGTCACCTACATGATTGAAACCAATGGTAATCTCATAAACAATATTTCAATTAGAACTCCCAGTATCATGAACATCGATGTCTGTGCCAGGTACATGTTGAATGACGTGGCCACAGTGGCTGATGCAGTTGCCACCTATGCCAGTGTAGACCCCTGTGTTGCCTGCACCGAAAGAGTCGTGATCACGGATGAAAGTGGGGAAAAGAAGGAGTTTGATGGGCTTCACACTGTTAAATATCTCAAATAA
- a CDS encoding hydrogenase has protein sequence MEMQEKDTLFLMTLAAFGAVLASALATFIQWIVVLPLTIAVFLLMIFTYLLHRKGAVHFSENAEKWAMILTLLVFIAAFIYLYRPV, from the coding sequence ATGGAAATGCAAGAAAAAGACACACTGTTCCTCATGACCCTGGCGGCCTTTGGTGCTGTTCTGGCCAGTGCATTGGCCACATTTATACAGTGGATTGTAGTTTTACCACTCACCATAGCAGTTTTTCTCTTAATGATTTTCACATACTTACTTCACCGGAAAGGAGCAGTTCATTTTTCAGAGAATGCTGAGAAATGGGCCATGATCCTAACCCTCCTGGTGTTCATAGCCGCATTTATATACCTTTACCGCCCCGTTTAA
- a CDS encoding DUF2104 domain-containing protein has product MNETIYLLYILSFVLGSILGLVLSYRKYKAPYAIGKLDALAVVLAIIGWTLTLNSILITFIPEYITITIGVFLLAMVLGMRPGYGRNETFIGIIVAGIIWIIRTVIL; this is encoded by the coding sequence ATGAATGAAACAATTTACCTACTTTACATACTTTCCTTTGTACTGGGATCCATACTGGGACTGGTCTTAAGTTACCGGAAATACAAAGCACCCTATGCCATTGGAAAGCTCGATGCCCTGGCCGTGGTACTGGCTATAATCGGCTGGACATTAACCCTTAACAGTATTTTAATAACGTTTATACCAGAATACATAACCATAACCATTGGTGTGTTCCTTTTGGCAATGGTGCTGGGAATGAGACCCGGTTATGGTCGTAACGAGACCTTTATCGGCATAATAGTTGCCGGAATCATCTGGATTATCAGGACGGTGATCCTTTGA
- a CDS encoding MoaD/ThiS family protein, translating into MKVNIKDEPTKELEIDSSLVKEVLKELEINSMEMVVKKDDTIIHEDQLLTNEDEITVIKVVFGG; encoded by the coding sequence ATGAAAGTAAATATCAAAGACGAACCAACAAAGGAACTGGAAATTGACTCATCTTTGGTTAAAGAGGTTCTCAAGGAGCTTGAAATTAACTCCATGGAGATGGTGGTTAAAAAGGATGATACCATAATCCATGAAGACCAGCTCTTAACCAATGAAGATGAAATAACCGTGATTAAAGTAGTGTTCGGCGGTTAA
- a CDS encoding formylmethanofuran--tetrahydromethanopterin N-formyltransferase translates to MTTGKGKGNLSGNEEGYPIKIDKIEDTYAEAFNGICCRVIITADDDLTLQRAAYDATSTPGTVIGRVEGGVEGWLNEDQTPDHRKGAILQFWYNTTDIEKFQVELSYRIRQDILVKPFTSVFDASINPTGYIGTMKHVGHCGDGYEWEEEIYGRHMIVVPIAIPDFLIERKLGYMEGIMGANFWYYSKSKEAVLEGGRAALKAIESIEGVITPFDICSAASKPETNYPWIGPTTNHPYCPTLQNILGGESQVPEGVNYIPEIVLNGLTLESLKKAMKVGIEVLLDYEDVLGISAGNYQGKLGDHQIYLKDLF, encoded by the coding sequence ATGACCACTGGAAAGGGGAAAGGAAATTTATCTGGAAATGAAGAAGGATATCCAATAAAAATAGATAAAATTGAAGATACCTACGCCGAGGCCTTCAACGGTATCTGCTGCCGGGTTATTATCACTGCCGACGATGATCTGACCCTCCAAAGAGCTGCCTACGATGCTACCAGCACCCCTGGAACCGTGATTGGCAGGGTGGAAGGAGGAGTTGAGGGATGGTTAAATGAAGATCAGACCCCGGACCATAGAAAAGGAGCAATACTCCAGTTCTGGTACAACACCACTGATATTGAAAAATTCCAAGTGGAATTATCCTACCGTATAAGGCAGGACATCCTGGTAAAACCATTCACATCAGTGTTTGATGCATCCATCAACCCAACCGGTTACATTGGCACCATGAAGCATGTTGGTCACTGTGGGGATGGATACGAGTGGGAAGAAGAAATATACGGTCGGCACATGATTGTGGTACCCATAGCCATACCTGACTTTCTCATTGAACGTAAGTTAGGGTACATGGAAGGAATCATGGGTGCTAACTTCTGGTATTACTCAAAAAGTAAGGAAGCAGTCCTGGAAGGCGGTAGGGCTGCCCTAAAGGCAATTGAAAGTATTGAAGGAGTGATAACTCCATTTGATATTTGCTCCGCAGCTTCTAAGCCCGAGACCAATTACCCCTGGATTGGACCCACCACCAATCATCCCTACTGTCCTACTCTGCAAAACATACTGGGAGGCGAATCCCAGGTACCAGAGGGTGTTAATTATATTCCAGAAATTGTTCTAAACGGCCTGACCCTTGAAAGCCTTAAAAAGGCCATGAAAGTAGGAATTGAAGTCCTGCTGGATTATGAAGACGTTCTGGGAATATCCGCTGGTAATTACCAGGGAAAACTGGGAGACCACCAGATATATTTAAAGGATTTGTTTTAG
- a CDS encoding DUF1959 domain-containing protein, which yields MSKDTGKTGDISTMDEDDVLRIMKMRIVESYRWKLDIIEPISKELGISEDELEEILVRRLDMASLEALHPRYESSKHHCIKEKLHADLRLCWLSDAMNILSEEETEEIKNKIAAEILTEGKSYQEALKDGRKDLLEYLMR from the coding sequence TTGAGCAAAGATACAGGGAAAACTGGGGACATATCCACTATGGATGAGGATGACGTGCTGCGCATCATGAAGATGCGAATAGTTGAAAGTTACCGCTGGAAACTGGATATAATTGAACCTATCTCCAAGGAACTGGGAATTTCAGAAGATGAACTGGAAGAAATATTAGTCAGACGGTTGGATATGGCCAGTTTAGAGGCATTGCACCCGCGCTATGAATCATCAAAACATCACTGTATAAAAGAAAAACTGCACGCTGATTTAAGATTATGCTGGTTATCCGATGCAATGAACATACTATCTGAAGAAGAAACTGAAGAAATTAAGAATAAAATAGCTGCTGAAATATTAACTGAAGGTAAATCTTACCAGGAAGCCCTAAAAGACGGTAGGAAAGATTTACTGGAATATCTAATGAGATAA
- a CDS encoding 4Fe-4S binding protein — protein MDVTFKKKKEVLEGEVALKSRDLEDSQEGFKGEIEDCTFEDKFITISPECVRCNLCVEECPVNAISDSTSSRPAKILDNCVKCEICAQTCPVKCIHVIESTSTVQDDVKYHLKSVKVPHRKLRMESIQVDPDKCDSSSTCVKFCPTEAITVSEGKIAKIDPDACVGCGACANVCPQGSIDLVRELGPVIKTKELLVDEDTCVQCQICEENCPVDAIKIDGDRVVLDQEKCILCEVCSTKCPVGALKLEMV, from the coding sequence ATGGATGTAACATTCAAAAAAAAGAAAGAGGTACTGGAGGGAGAGGTAGCCCTTAAATCCAGAGACCTGGAAGATAGTCAGGAAGGGTTTAAAGGAGAAATCGAAGATTGTACCTTTGAAGATAAATTCATAACTATCTCCCCTGAATGTGTCCGGTGCAATTTATGTGTGGAGGAATGTCCAGTTAATGCTATCAGTGACTCCACATCCTCACGACCAGCCAAAATTCTGGATAACTGCGTGAAATGTGAAATCTGCGCCCAGACCTGCCCAGTGAAATGTATACATGTCATTGAAAGCACATCAACTGTCCAGGATGATGTTAAATATCATCTTAAAAGTGTCAAAGTACCCCATCGTAAACTGCGCATGGAATCAATTCAAGTGGATCCTGATAAATGCGATTCATCTTCTACTTGTGTCAAATTCTGCCCCACTGAAGCCATAACTGTTAGTGAGGGTAAAATTGCTAAGATTGATCCTGATGCCTGTGTGGGTTGCGGTGCCTGTGCTAATGTCTGCCCCCAAGGGTCCATTGATCTTGTAAGAGAATTAGGGCCTGTGATAAAAACAAAAGAGCTCCTGGTGGATGAGGACACCTGTGTCCAGTGCCAGATCTGTGAGGAAAACTGTCCAGTTGATGCCATTAAAATTGATGGCGATAGGGTGGTCTTGGACCAGGAAAAATGTATTTTATGTGAAGTTTGTTCTACAAAATGCCCGGTAGGGGCTTTAAAACTGGAGATGGTTTAA
- a CDS encoding 4Fe-4S binding protein has product MSSVIWYIYEFARKSWAENFAVAKTNPEIVETPDRFRDFPQVIPENCIACGACTAACPAPQAIKLVRSEDTADEEGQTYPVINNRGCIRCGFCAEVCPTDPKTLTCGENHLIREEFTILPTEIMYVIDDYLCIRCKKCMNSCPVYGAIYEENNKILIDKSVCISCGECLKNCPVKGAVKGIYVANVQEQKKIINLIVNTLEEYIDGQRDNITHLKDTEVYKMDYPIKELVESARSIVKNDDLILNTFHKITDRLNMRIVTWDEGKCKKCQLCVDECPSGAISYDKEEDVIKRNTNKCLRCSTCYQTCPFGVAGFFVARFLLDPPSLDEGVIHITIKAAPLPVGAD; this is encoded by the coding sequence ATGTCATCGGTAATCTGGTATATTTACGAGTTCGCCCGAAAATCCTGGGCTGAAAATTTTGCAGTAGCCAAGACCAACCCTGAGATTGTGGAAACACCCGATCGTTTCCGGGATTTCCCTCAGGTCATCCCAGAAAACTGCATAGCCTGCGGTGCATGCACTGCAGCATGTCCCGCCCCTCAAGCCATAAAACTAGTGAGAAGTGAAGACACTGCAGATGAAGAAGGACAAACTTACCCTGTAATCAACAACCGTGGATGTATCCGCTGTGGATTCTGTGCGGAAGTATGTCCCACTGACCCTAAAACACTTACCTGTGGTGAAAACCACCTCATCAGAGAAGAATTCACCATTCTTCCAACAGAAATAATGTATGTAATCGATGATTACCTCTGCATTCGCTGCAAAAAATGTATGAATTCCTGCCCAGTCTACGGGGCCATTTATGAAGAGAACAACAAGATCCTCATTGATAAATCAGTGTGTATCAGTTGTGGAGAATGCCTGAAGAACTGCCCGGTGAAGGGTGCAGTTAAAGGTATTTATGTCGCCAATGTCCAGGAACAGAAGAAAATAATCAATTTAATTGTTAACACTTTAGAAGAATACATTGATGGTCAAAGAGATAATATAACCCATTTAAAAGACACTGAAGTTTATAAAATGGATTATCCAATCAAAGAGCTGGTTGAAAGTGCCCGATCCATTGTAAAAAACGATGATCTTATCCTGAATACTTTTCACAAAATCACAGATCGCTTGAATATGCGTATTGTGACCTGGGATGAAGGAAAATGTAAAAAATGCCAGTTATGTGTTGATGAATGCCCATCAGGTGCCATAAGTTATGATAAAGAGGAAGATGTGATTAAACGGAACACCAACAAATGTCTCCGTTGCAGTACCTGTTACCAGACCTGTCCATTTGGAGTGGCAGGATTCTTTGTAGCCCGGTTCTTACTGGACCCACCATCTTTAGATGAAGGAGTCATCCACATCACCATTAAGGCAGCACCGTTACCGGTAGGAGCTGATTAA
- a CDS encoding carbohydrate kinase family protein encodes MDAVGFGALNLDRLNRVNKIAGEDEEAYITNVHESCGGSAANTIIGLARLGLSTGFLGKVARDRQGQLLLENLEKEGVDTGGVIKNSHGRSGTVHGFVDLEGQRALYVDPGVNDEIESSQINLEYISNTRLIHLTSFVGKSIQVQKEFLESIPESVTVSMDPGMIYAEKGIKTLEKLLERTDILLLNQKELELLMPNQEKNEDKMKALLDFGLEILVVKQGQNGCTVTDGDELFCLDAFNVDCQDTTGAGDAFNTGFLYGYLTGKSIKRSANMGNYVASYCVKRPGAIDGLPFLSQIISKYPDKMH; translated from the coding sequence CTGGACGCAGTAGGATTTGGAGCACTTAACCTTGACAGACTTAACCGGGTTAATAAAATAGCGGGAGAAGATGAAGAAGCTTACATCACCAATGTGCATGAAAGCTGTGGGGGCTCAGCAGCTAACACCATAATTGGATTGGCCAGATTGGGACTGTCCACTGGTTTTTTAGGAAAAGTAGCCCGTGATCGGCAGGGACAGTTACTCCTGGAAAACCTTGAAAAGGAAGGTGTTGACACCGGAGGAGTTATAAAAAATTCCCATGGTCGCAGTGGCACTGTCCATGGATTCGTGGATCTTGAAGGTCAACGGGCATTGTACGTTGATCCAGGAGTAAATGATGAAATTGAATCAAGCCAGATCAACCTGGAATACATATCAAATACACGACTGATTCACCTCACATCATTTGTAGGCAAATCAATCCAGGTGCAAAAAGAGTTTTTAGAATCAATTCCAGAAAGTGTAACCGTCAGCATGGACCCGGGGATGATCTACGCAGAAAAAGGCATTAAAACCCTGGAGAAGTTACTGGAGCGAACTGATATTCTACTTTTAAACCAGAAAGAACTGGAACTACTAATGCCCAACCAGGAAAAAAATGAGGATAAAATGAAAGCCCTTCTTGATTTTGGACTGGAAATACTGGTAGTTAAACAGGGGCAAAATGGGTGTACGGTTACTGATGGAGATGAACTTTTTTGTTTGGATGCTTTTAATGTGGATTGTCAGGATACCACCGGGGCAGGGGATGCATTTAACACCGGATTCCTCTACGGATATTTAACCGGTAAAAGTATCAAAAGATCGGCCAACATGGGAAACTACGTTGCTTCCTACTGTGTGAAGAGGCCAGGTGCCATTGATGGACTTCCATTCTTATCACAGATAATATCCAAGTATCCTGATAAAATGCATTGA
- a CDS encoding NADH-quinone oxidoreductase subunit H: MNLMANILLNVLIAFLVGSVLFGLQRKIMARIQMRPGPPIIQHLLHTLKFFIKESSFPQTAAMPFYIAITAMLCVIWVAAVIVGPVTGGSLLLIFAIYAIHKIVEHNAGSSSGSPYGKLSCVRAVFSAAAEVPLFAVLIIIYFKTGTMTLSNIVSFQAASGPLIYSMPLAAAMFFVLILSKAPYSPFAITKGKDIISGYETEHFGLLRGYLMMSESIAWYMLLWVFLTVFIGGLSPLWYLVGMVVMSAIVALINATTPILNPNHSIMMQVSFAIIGIIGSFALLLY, translated from the coding sequence TTGAACTTAATGGCAAACATTCTGTTAAACGTTCTCATCGCATTTCTGGTGGGAAGTGTCCTTTTCGGACTGCAGAGGAAGATAATGGCCAGGATACAGATGAGGCCAGGACCACCCATTATCCAGCACCTCTTACACACCTTAAAATTCTTTATTAAAGAATCATCATTCCCCCAAACAGCAGCAATGCCGTTCTATATAGCCATAACTGCCATGTTATGTGTTATATGGGTGGCAGCAGTTATAGTGGGTCCAGTTACTGGAGGATCACTATTATTAATATTTGCCATCTACGCCATCCACAAGATCGTGGAACACAATGCAGGATCCTCTTCAGGGTCCCCCTATGGTAAACTAAGCTGTGTTAGGGCAGTTTTCTCAGCAGCAGCCGAGGTACCACTGTTTGCAGTTCTAATTATAATCTACTTTAAAACAGGAACAATGACCTTGAGTAATATCGTCAGTTTCCAGGCCGCCAGCGGCCCACTCATATACAGCATGCCCTTGGCCGCGGCCATGTTCTTCGTGTTAATACTTTCAAAAGCCCCTTACTCTCCCTTCGCCATAACCAAGGGTAAAGATATCATTTCAGGATACGAAACAGAGCACTTCGGATTGCTCCGTGGTTATCTGATGATGTCAGAATCAATAGCATGGTACATGCTTTTATGGGTGTTCTTAACCGTGTTCATTGGTGGATTAAGTCCACTGTGGTACCTGGTGGGCATGGTTGTAATGTCCGCAATTGTGGCCCTTATAAATGCCACTACCCCTATCTTAAACCCCAATCATTCCATAATGATGCAGGTTAGCTTTGCAATAATTGGAATCATAGGTTCCTTTGCACTACTACTATACTAA
- a CDS encoding NADH-quinone oxidoreductase subunit B family protein has product MLDALKDVVRKSSIHVCLINTGGCNGCDIEVVALLSPRYDLEQYGIYVHNNPREADVILVTGAMSEQWKKNLQRIYAKAPEPKIVVAIGNCPLTGDVFNQEGCKIYAPVSDFIPVDAEIPGCPPRPSEILAAILAVGPDAIAAKGRQKQ; this is encoded by the coding sequence ATGTTAGATGCCCTTAAAGATGTTGTAAGGAAAAGTTCAATTCACGTATGCCTTATTAACACTGGAGGATGTAACGGCTGTGACATCGAAGTGGTGGCACTCCTATCACCCCGCTACGATTTAGAACAGTACGGTATCTACGTCCACAACAACCCCCGGGAAGCCGACGTAATACTGGTAACCGGGGCCATGTCAGAACAGTGGAAAAAGAACCTACAAAGAATTTACGCTAAAGCCCCAGAACCCAAGATAGTGGTGGCCATAGGAAACTGCCCCCTAACAGGGGATGTTTTTAACCAGGAAGGATGCAAAATATATGCTCCTGTATCTGATTTCATACCAGTGGACGCTGAAATACCGGGATGTCCACCTAGACCATCTGAAATTTTAGCTGCCATCTTGGCAGTGGGCCCTGATGCCATAGCAGCAAAAGGGAGGCAAAAACAATGA